Proteins encoded in a region of the Sander lucioperca isolate FBNREF2018 chromosome 18, SLUC_FBN_1.2, whole genome shotgun sequence genome:
- the nipal3 gene encoding NIPA-like protein 3 produces MRPLVSKDGVFLSANKMDISRADGGSYTDNLIGTLLALFGNVLVSIALSIQKYSHVTLAGTKDLRVFYRTKTWWCGFVLTCLGEGANFVSYAFAPLALVAPLNAVSVLTSSILGLIFLREKSKPKDFAKRYGLSFLGCILTIGGTYLFVAFGPNSHEKLKAENVVKHFVGWPVLLYLLLEIITFCLLLYFYKQRSANYLVIILTLVALLGSVTVITVKAVSGMLILTIEGNMQLDYPIFSVMFVCMVASVVFQARFLSQACKLYDSSLIASVNYILSTVFAVVAGAVFYLEFKNEDVLHICMFLLGSAFCFLGVYLITKSRKRPKTFEPYVTMDMVNGIPTIHDKGLVVQPDSNSAFSYGALVNNDGVAPATLPVNLEQPPVGSGCTDTSYGLPDLKKD; encoded by the exons ATGCGGCCCCTCGTCTCTAAAGATGGTGTCTTCCTCAGC GCGAACAAGATGGATATCAGCAGAGCCGACGGAGGCTCCTACACG GATAATCTAATTGGGACTTTACTTGCTCTTTTTGGAAATGTGCTTGTCAGCATCGCCTTAAGTATTCAG AAATACAGCCATGTGACTTTAGCAGGAACCAAAGACCTGCGTGTCTTCTACCGCACTAAAACCTGGTGGTGTGGTTTTGTTCTGACATGTCTTGGGGAGGGAGCCAACTTTGTTTCCTATGCCTTTGCCCCCCTCGCTCTCGTAGCACCTCTAAACGCTGTGTCTGTCCTTA ctAGCTCAATTTTGGGTCTTATTTTTCTGCGCGAGAAATCGAAGCCAAAGGACTTTGCGA AGCGCTATGGACTGTCCTTCCTGGGCTGTATTCTAACCATAGGAGGAACATACCTCTTTGTAGCATTTGGACCAAACTCTCATGAAAAACTCAAAGCAGAGAAcgttgtgaagcactttgtaggATGGCCTGTTCTCTTGTATCTG CTCCTGGAGATCATCACATTCTGCCTGCTTTTATATTTCTACAAACAGCGCAGTGCTAACTACCTCGTTATTATTCTGACGCTGGTTGCGTTACTGG GCTCGGTCACAGTCATCACAGTGAAGGCGGTGTCAGGCATGTTGATTCTTACCATTGAGGGCAACATGCAGCTTGACTACCCGATCTTCAGCgtcatgtttgtgtgcatggtGGCTTCAGTGGTCTTCCAGGCCAG ATTTCTCTCCCAAGCTTGTAAGCTGTATGACTCCTCTCTGATTGCCAGTGTCAACTACATCCTCTCCACCGTCTTTGCCGTGGTAGCTG gCGCTGTGTTTTACTTAGAGTTTAAAAATGAAGACGTCCTTCACATCTGCATGTTTTTGTTGGG ATCTGCATTCTGTTTCCTTGGGGTCTATCTCATCACCAAAAGCAGGAAAAGGCCCAAGACCTTTGAGCCATATGTCACTATGGATATGGTTAATG GTATCCCAACTATTCATGACAAGGGCCTGGTTGTTCAGCCTGACTCCAACAGTGCTTTCTCCTATGGAGCTCTGGTCAACAACGACGGAGTGGCTCCTGCTACTCTACCAGTCAACCTGGAACAACCACCAGTCGGCTCAGGATGCACCGATACATCTTATGGCCTGCCTGACCTAAAGAAAGATTAA